A stretch of Macrobrachium rosenbergii isolate ZJJX-2024 chromosome 12, ASM4041242v1, whole genome shotgun sequence DNA encodes these proteins:
- the LOC136844190 gene encoding uncharacterized protein, with protein MVEAESLECWTLRTIAKFISSKSSLYINGRDSSSSIDSSSINSRDSSINNRQQQHQQQQTAVVSTAETAVVSTAETAVVSSAETAVVSVVVSTAETAVVSTAKTAVVSTAETAVVSVVVPKTETAVVSTAETIVSVVVSTTDSSSIDSRDNSISSSTTTETPVVS; from the exons ATGGTCGAAGCAGAAAGTCTGGAATGTTGGACGTTGAGAACCATCGCAAAGTTCATATCAAG CAAAAGTAGCCTCTATATCAACGGCAGAGACAGCAGTAGTAGTATCGACAGCAGTAGTATCAACAGCAGAGACAGTAGTATCAACAACAGACAGCAGCAGCATCAACAGCAACAGACAGCAGTAGTATCAACAGCAGAGACAGCAGTAGTATCAACAGCAGAGACAGCAGTAGTATCATCAGCAGAGACAGCAGTAGTATCAGTAGTAGTATCAACAGCAGAGACAGCAGTAGTATCAACAGCAAAGACAGCAGTAGTATCAACAGCAGAGACAGCAGTAGTATCAGTAGTAGTACCAAAAACAGAGACAGCAGTAGTATCAACAGCAGAGACAATAGTATCAGTAGTAGTATCAACAACAGACAGCAGTAGTATCGACAGCAGAGACAATAGTATCAGTAGTAGTACAACAACAGAAACACCAGTAGTATCATAA
- the LOC136843949 gene encoding serine/arginine-rich splicing factor 3-like isoform X4, with protein sequence MCCESVGVRVNLISRRMRMDCKVYVGNLGNNAAKHELESAFSKYGPLVNVWVARNPPGFAFVEFEDPRDAEDAVRALDGARLCGVRVRVEMSTGRSRRERYRSPPRRRRSRSRSPRRFGRSRSRSRSRSPRRTRSRSPRYDDYRRRSETPDYRRRSRS encoded by the exons ATGTGTTGCGAGTCGGTCGGCGTTCGTGTAAATTTGATTTCAAG AAGAATGCGGATGGATTGTAAAGTATATGTGGGCAACCTTGGCAATAATGCTGCCAAGCACGAACTAGAATCAGCATTTTCCAAATATGGTCCATTAGTCAATGTGTGGGTGGCGCGCAATCCTCCTGGATTTGCGTTTGTCGAGTTTGAAGATCCAAGAGACGCCGAAGACGCAGTGCGAGCTTTAGATGGAGC GCGGTTGTGTGGTGTTCGTGTCCGTGTCGAAATGTCGACGGGCCGATCTAGACGTGAGCGTTACCGTTCCCCACCCCGCCGAAGGAGATCCAG ATCCCGTTCTCCGAGGCGGTTTGGGCGCTCTCGATCTCGCTCCCGTTCCAGATCTCCCAGACGGACCCGATCTCGATCACCAAG GTACGACGACTACCGTCGAAGAAGTGAAACCCCCGATTATAGAAGGCGATCCAGATCATAG
- the LOC136843949 gene encoding RNA-binding protein 1-like isoform X3, with the protein MCCESVGVRVNLISRRMRMDCKVYVGNLGNNAAKHELESAFSKYGPLVNVWVARNPPGFAFVEFEDPRDAEDAVRALDGARLCGVRVRVEMSTGRSRRERYRSPPRRRRSRSRSPRRFGRSRSRSRSRSPRRTRSRSPRSVSQSPRYDDYRRRSETPDYRRRSRS; encoded by the exons ATGTGTTGCGAGTCGGTCGGCGTTCGTGTAAATTTGATTTCAAG AAGAATGCGGATGGATTGTAAAGTATATGTGGGCAACCTTGGCAATAATGCTGCCAAGCACGAACTAGAATCAGCATTTTCCAAATATGGTCCATTAGTCAATGTGTGGGTGGCGCGCAATCCTCCTGGATTTGCGTTTGTCGAGTTTGAAGATCCAAGAGACGCCGAAGACGCAGTGCGAGCTTTAGATGGAGC GCGGTTGTGTGGTGTTCGTGTCCGTGTCGAAATGTCGACGGGCCGATCTAGACGTGAGCGTTACCGTTCCCCACCCCGCCGAAGGAGATCCAG ATCCCGTTCTCCGAGGCGGTTTGGGCGCTCTCGATCTCGCTCCCGTTCCAGATCTCCCAGACGGACCCGATCTCGATCACCAAGGTCTGTTTCACAATCTCCAAG GTACGACGACTACCGTCGAAGAAGTGAAACCCCCGATTATAGAAGGCGATCCAGATCATAG
- the LOC136843949 gene encoding RNA-binding protein 1-like isoform X1: MCCESVGVRVNLISRRMRMDCKVYVGNLGNNAAKHELESAFSKYGPLVNVWVARNPPGFAFVEFEDPRDAEDAVRALDGARLCGVRVRVEMSTGRSRRERYRSPPRRRRSRTISPKLLLVPPPPSTPPTVATTPPPPQPPPPPPPQVLPPPPPPPLLASASAYLYRGLLVLDCKGGCYPHPLRGLLPFIFFII; encoded by the exons ATGTGTTGCGAGTCGGTCGGCGTTCGTGTAAATTTGATTTCAAG AAGAATGCGGATGGATTGTAAAGTATATGTGGGCAACCTTGGCAATAATGCTGCCAAGCACGAACTAGAATCAGCATTTTCCAAATATGGTCCATTAGTCAATGTGTGGGTGGCGCGCAATCCTCCTGGATTTGCGTTTGTCGAGTTTGAAGATCCAAGAGACGCCGAAGACGCAGTGCGAGCTTTAGATGGAGC GCGGTTGTGTGGTGTTCGTGTCCGTGTCGAAATGTCGACGGGCCGATCTAGACGTGAGCGTTACCGTTCCCCACCCCGCCGAAGGAGATCCAG GACTATCTCGCCCAAATTACTTCTTGTTCCACCACCACCATCTACTCCTCCTACTGTTGctaccacaccaccaccaccacaaccaccaccaccaccaccaccacaagtacttccaccaccaccaccaccaccactgctaGCTTCAGCGTCTGCCTACTTGTACCGTGGGCTTCTAGTATTGGATTGTAAGGGAGGATGTTACCCCCACCCTCTCCGGGGGTTACTtcctttcatcttcttcatcatctgA
- the LOC136843949 gene encoding RNA-binding protein 1-like isoform X2 codes for MRMDCKVYVGNLGNNAAKHELESAFSKYGPLVNVWVARNPPGFAFVEFEDPRDAEDAVRALDGARLCGVRVRVEMSTGRSRRERYRSPPRRRRSRTISPKLLLVPPPPSTPPTVATTPPPPQPPPPPPPQVLPPPPPPPLLASASAYLYRGLLVLDCKGGCYPHPLRGLLPFIFFII; via the exons ATGCGGATGGATTGTAAAGTATATGTGGGCAACCTTGGCAATAATGCTGCCAAGCACGAACTAGAATCAGCATTTTCCAAATATGGTCCATTAGTCAATGTGTGGGTGGCGCGCAATCCTCCTGGATTTGCGTTTGTCGAGTTTGAAGATCCAAGAGACGCCGAAGACGCAGTGCGAGCTTTAGATGGAGC GCGGTTGTGTGGTGTTCGTGTCCGTGTCGAAATGTCGACGGGCCGATCTAGACGTGAGCGTTACCGTTCCCCACCCCGCCGAAGGAGATCCAG GACTATCTCGCCCAAATTACTTCTTGTTCCACCACCACCATCTACTCCTCCTACTGTTGctaccacaccaccaccaccacaaccaccaccaccaccaccaccacaagtacttccaccaccaccaccaccaccactgctaGCTTCAGCGTCTGCCTACTTGTACCGTGGGCTTCTAGTATTGGATTGTAAGGGAGGATGTTACCCCCACCCTCTCCGGGGGTTACTtcctttcatcttcttcatcatctgA
- the LOC136843949 gene encoding serine/arginine-rich splicing factor 3-like isoform X5, with protein MRMDCKVYVGNLGNNAAKHELESAFSKYGPLVNVWVARNPPGFAFVEFEDPRDAEDAVRALDGARLCGVRVRVEMSTGRSRRERYRSPPRRRRSRSRSPRRFGRSRSRSRSRSPRRTRSRSPRSVSQSPRYDDYRRRSETPDYRRRSRS; from the exons ATGCGGATGGATTGTAAAGTATATGTGGGCAACCTTGGCAATAATGCTGCCAAGCACGAACTAGAATCAGCATTTTCCAAATATGGTCCATTAGTCAATGTGTGGGTGGCGCGCAATCCTCCTGGATTTGCGTTTGTCGAGTTTGAAGATCCAAGAGACGCCGAAGACGCAGTGCGAGCTTTAGATGGAGC GCGGTTGTGTGGTGTTCGTGTCCGTGTCGAAATGTCGACGGGCCGATCTAGACGTGAGCGTTACCGTTCCCCACCCCGCCGAAGGAGATCCAG ATCCCGTTCTCCGAGGCGGTTTGGGCGCTCTCGATCTCGCTCCCGTTCCAGATCTCCCAGACGGACCCGATCTCGATCACCAAGGTCTGTTTCACAATCTCCAAG GTACGACGACTACCGTCGAAGAAGTGAAACCCCCGATTATAGAAGGCGATCCAGATCATAG